GAACAAAGCCCAGGTTAAAGGAGACGTCATGTagaaagaacaacaaaacaacGCACAGCGTCTTCACACTCACCCATGCCGTAGGCCTGGTTGGCCTCTAGTGTATGAGCAGCATCCTTGGCAGAAGAGGTGCCGATCAGGTGGCTGTACTTGTCTCGATAATTAGAACTGGGAGAAGCTGCTCTCTTCTGCGTTTTACAGACGGTCTCCTCTTCCAACGCAGCCTGCTCCTGAAGAACGGTGTAACGAACAGGTTCATTTATCAAATGCTTCCGAAACCAACAGACTCTCCCTAGAAGCACCGTGCATATACCACAAACTATCAAACCCTTGGCACCTATGGGCGTGTGGTACAGCAGAGTTTATGCTCCTCTTCCATTTTGTTACGCGGTGCATGAGTGAGCGCATGGATCTCCAGACTTACTTTAAGTCTGCGTCGGTATTCTGCTTTCTTGgggtcccactcctctcctttGCGGTAAGCCTCCAGCTCATCATCCGACGGGGCAAACTCCTGCCAGTGTCAACAGATACATTCATGTTGTTCTCATTTTCTCCGTTTAGGATCAGGGGAAATAATGACAATACAATGCATAATAGAATGCACCCACGGTGGAGACAGTGGTACAGGTCAAGGGAAGGGCATGTACATCTGATGACATTTGTGAATGGAGCCACCAAGCATGTCCGTAGAGGACTGACCTTCTTAAAAATCATGACATATCTGCTCTCCTCGTCCTCCCCAAAAGAAAAAGATGTCAGACCAGCGACCTCTGCTACATCATGCCTTTTAACGAAATAGAAAGTGAGTACaatgtagaaacacacacaaccgttTCAATCTGTTTGCTCAGTTCCAAATATATATTCCACTTACAATATGCTTCTTTCAATTTTTCCCATAGGATTGTACTTCCTCTTCTGTTGTGTACTGTCTTGAATGAATTCTGAGACCTCTTTTTCCAtctgaaagaaagagggaggaggtcAGCGGGGTCAAGAGCACTGCCACTGGAGACTGGGAAGGGACTTTGTGATGTGTAGCTGGCCTGTACACATTATTGGATGGATGGTGTGGAGCTGGGCTGTACACGTTATTGGATGGATGGTGTGGAGCTGGCCTGTATACGTTATTGGATGGATGATGTGGAGCTGGCCTGTATACGTTATTGGATGGATGGTGTGGAGCTGGCCTGTATACGTTATTGGATGGATGGTGTGGAGCTGGCCAGTACACGTTACTGGATGGATGGTGTGGAGCTGGCCAGTACACGTTACTGGATGGATGGTGTGGGGCTGGGTTGTACACGTTACTGGATGGATGGTGTGGAGCTGGACTGTACACGTTACTGGATGGATGGTGTGGGGCTGGGTTGTACACGTTATTGGATGGATGGTGTGGAGCTGGGCTGTACACGTTACTGGATGGATGGTGTGGAGCTGGGCTGTACACGTTACTGGATGGATGGTGTGGAGCTGGGCTGTACACGTTACTGGATGGATGGTGTGGAGCTGGGCTGTACACGTTACTGGATGGATGGTGTGCTGAGTGAGCACAAACACGGCCACGAAAGGAGACAGACACAACCATACACCCGCAGGCAGCATCTCACCCGTTTCCTGAACTctgctttctttttcttctcatcCTCCTGCATCTTCTTCATTCTTGCTGCCTGTTCTGGAATGGAAACAAAGGTGATATTTCCACTGAAAATACAGACCTATTTATACACATGAGTGGATATACAGAATTTCTCTTTTACCACAGACTTTTAGCCCCTGAACATACCGTTTATTTATCAATGCGACCTGGATCAGTGGCATATGGGCAAAATATTCCATGCAGCAGAAGGATATAGTTGCTTGTCTATATCACATTAAATCTGATGCACATGTGAATTACGTAAGAACCGGTCTACTTTCTAAAATGCAACAACCGCTAAACAGGCAGAGCGCTGCTTTTGAGCGAACAGATTGGCAAACATCGCTTGAATGATGGATAATTTAACCAATAGGAGCACTAGAAAGAATGAGTTTGACCAATTGGAGACATCTTATACAAGGACAAATACTCGTACGTGACTGGATCTTTTTCTGTTACAGTACGGATGATAGTATTCCACGGAAGGGATCCTGTATCAAACTCAATTTACGGAAATGTTTTATCTATATAATCGAGTACTTTATAAATAGGTTTAGGATAAATAGTTACAGATTAATATTGCTTATACCTCGGGCCAGACAATGGGGAGGTTGAGAACTCCACGAAAGGGATCCTGTATCAAACTACATTTAC
This genomic window from Esox lucius isolate fEsoLuc1 chromosome 7, fEsoLuc1.pri, whole genome shotgun sequence contains:
- the spag7 gene encoding sperm-associated antigen 7 homolog; translation: MADLLGSILSSMEKPPTVGDKESRRKAREQAARMKKMQEDEKKKKAEFRKRMEKEVSEFIQDSTQQKRKYNPMGKIERSILHDVAEVAGLTSFSFGEDEESRYVMIFKKEFAPSDDELEAYRKGEEWDPKKAEYRRRLKEQAALEEETVCKTQKRAASPSSNYRDKYSHLIGTSSAKDAAHTLEANQAYGMVPVANKRDTRSIEQAMNEIRAKKRQKTEDEDAGAGSSILS